GATTGTCCAGGGCCATTTTTAAGCCACTGGTGCCATCAGGCGCCACACTGACTTCATAGCCTGCTTCTGTCAGTCCCCGCGTAATCACGGATACTACAGCCGGTTCGTCCTCTATTAATAATATCTTCATGCTAAACAAATATAGTATATAAACCTACAAGGTAGATAGAGAATAATTGTTATATCTCAGGAGTCCAAACTGGTAAGCTAACGTCTATAGCTATACGAATTTTCTCTTTTTCCGGGATTTCAACGCCACCTGCGGTGGCGCTGAAATCCCGGAATTTGTTTCGGACCGAAGGTCCGAACGGGATGACGGGAAGCTAATAAAAGGGCTTCCGCCTGTTTATCTATACATTCTACCGATTCGTATAATAATTCCCGTTACTATCCTGATAAGAATATTTTTGTCGGACAATCAGGCTCACAGCTATAATACTATACCTGTCACACTATTTGAAAATGAAGAGAACCGGATTACTTTGCCTGCTGCTCCTATTCACCTGCACTGCCTTTGCTCAACTGTGCACGGGTAGTTTGGGCGACCCGGTTGTAAATATCGACTTCGGTTCAGGAACGGCCACTTTTGCTGCTGCTTTAGGCAGTGATATCACCAGCTATACATATGTCGCTCAAAGTTTCCCCTATGATGGCTCCTATACGGTAGAAAATACCACTGCCGGCGCCGGGAACGTCTGGTGGTCTACCACTGACCATACCGGCAATTCCGGTGGCTATATGATGGTGGTAAATGCCAATACATCTGTTACAGATTATTTTTATAAAAAGAAAGTAACCGGGTTATGTCCCAATACAACATATGAATTTGCCGCCTGGATCGTCAACCTTTTGCGCTCCAGTGATATCAATCCTCCTAATGTTACTTTTTCTATTCTCACTGCCGACGGTAATACTGTCATTCAGCAATATAGCACCGGTACCATCGCACGTACCAGCTCCGGCCCGGTATGGCGGCAATTCGGCTTCTATTTTACCACGCCTGCCGGTGTTTCCGATGTGATCATCAAAATGACTAACAACAGCCCCGGTGGCGCACCTGCCAATGACCTTGCGCTGGATGATATCACCTTCCGCCCTTGTGGTCCTAACCTCACTGCCGCCTTGCAAACCGGTGGTACCAGCATCGCCTATTGTGCCGATAAGCCTGTTACGTATACCCTCCAGGGTACTATCTCTACCGGCTATACGAACCCGGCCTTCCAATGGCAGCAAAGCACAGACAATGGCGCCACCTGGACAGATATCTCCGGGGAAACAACGCAAACGTATATACGTAATCCTACAGCTGCCGGAAAATACCTTTACAGACTGGCAACAGCGCAGGGTACCAATATCACGTCGTCCAGCTGCCGCACGGTCTCTAACCTGATTACGATAGATGTACAACCGGACCCGGACCCCAATGCAGGTAGCAATAATCCCGCCTGTGAAGGGGAATCGCTGCAGCTCAGCGCCAGCGGCGATAACGGA
This window of the Chitinophaga sp. Cy-1792 genome carries:
- a CDS encoding gliding motility-associated C-terminal domain-containing protein, encoding MKRTGLLCLLLLFTCTAFAQLCTGSLGDPVVNIDFGSGTATFAAALGSDITSYTYVAQSFPYDGSYTVENTTAGAGNVWWSTTDHTGNSGGYMMVVNANTSVTDYFYKKKVTGLCPNTTYEFAAWIVNLLRSSDINPPNVTFSILTADGNTVIQQYSTGTIARTSSGPVWRQFGFYFTTPAGVSDVIIKMTNNSPGGAPANDLALDDITFRPCGPNLTAALQTGGTSIAYCADKPVTYTLQGTISTGYTNPAFQWQQSTDNGATWTDISGETTQTYIRNPTAAGKYLYRLATAQGTNITSSSCRTVSNLITIDVQPDPDPNAGSNNPACEGESLQLSASGDNGSTYSWTGPDGFTSNLQQPVISPVYAVNNGVYTVTLTTSLGCTNTGTTTVDVNAAPVANAGSDAGICEGSSVTLQGSGGNSFSWTPATGLSDPASANPVATPTDTTAYILTVSNGQCTDKDTVVVNVWHKPVANAGPDKKIFEGETTQLNGSAGGSDVTFTWTPVYYITNASSLTPIVSPATDTTYTLQVTSSHGCGFATDDAFVRVYKKISIPNAFSPNGDGINDTWKIDKLDTYPESDINVFNRYGQLVFKSHGYSHEWNGTINGSPLPVGTYYYTIDLKTGFGKNPSGWVVIIR